The following proteins come from a genomic window of Pseudomonadota bacterium:
- a CDS encoding adenylate kinase, protein MRIVLLGPPGAGKGTQALLLCKKYGIPHISTGDMLREQVASASELGLKIKSVLDAGELVTDELVMQVVEARLRKADCLPGFLLDGVPRTVVQAEILSDFLKRSEIALSGVVQLTVPEEVLLDRIRHRGGAGARSDDTAEVAAHRLQVYWTQTAPVAGYYRQHGLLKEVAGVGTVEEVSGRMCAVLES, encoded by the coding sequence ATGAGGATCGTTCTCTTAGGACCACCAGGCGCTGGGAAAGGTACACAGGCCCTTCTGCTTTGCAAGAAATATGGCATCCCTCATATCTCAACCGGAGATATGTTGCGTGAGCAGGTAGCGTCTGCTTCCGAGTTGGGATTAAAAATTAAGTCGGTGCTTGATGCTGGCGAGCTTGTTACCGACGAACTCGTTATGCAGGTTGTAGAGGCGCGACTTCGCAAGGCTGACTGTCTGCCGGGCTTCCTATTAGATGGGGTTCCAAGAACGGTTGTTCAGGCAGAGATCTTAAGTGATTTTCTTAAGCGCTCAGAGATAGCGCTCTCTGGCGTCGTTCAGCTTACGGTCCCAGAGGAGGTGTTGCTCGACCGAATTCGCCATCGGGGCGGGGCAGGGGCGCGCAGCGATGATACCGCCGAGGTGGCAGCGCATAGATTGCAGGTATACTGGACTCAGACAGCCCCCGTAGCGGGCTATTATCGCCAGCACGGGCTTCTGAAAGAGGTTGCTGGGGTTGGCACTGTAGAAGAGGTCTCAGGGCGTATGTGCGCTGTATTGGAGAGTTAG
- the rpmD gene encoding 50S ribosomal protein L30, with protein MSKVIIKQIRSDIGRSPGVRSTLKAIGLGRISKQREITLNDATKGMIKKVEYLLEVTPVK; from the coding sequence ATGAGTAAGGTAATCATTAAGCAGATACGGAGTGATATCGGACGTTCCCCAGGTGTTAGAAGCACCCTAAAGGCGATCGGTTTAGGCCGTATAAGTAAGCAGCGTGAAATTACGCTTAACGATGCGACCAAGGGTATGATCAAGAAGGTCGAGTACCTACTTGAGGTCACACCAGTTAAGTAA
- the rpsE gene encoding 30S ribosomal protein S5, protein MAFKDTLDKRRVTIDQCGELTDKTVFVNRVSKVVKGGRRFSFSALVVTGDGRGHIGFGLGKSAEVPEAIRKASEQARKRLIKVPLKGSTIPHDVLGKAGPSDIVMKPAAPGTGVIAGASVRAVMDVCGIKDIRTKCLGSTTPQNVIQATIAGFLMLEEPEVVASMRGIKLEDMGYHPY, encoded by the coding sequence ATGGCTTTTAAAGATACGCTCGATAAGCGCAGAGTTACTATAGACCAATGTGGTGAGTTAACCGATAAAACGGTTTTCGTTAACCGTGTTTCTAAGGTTGTAAAGGGTGGTCGTCGCTTCAGCTTCAGCGCCCTTGTTGTAACCGGAGATGGTCGTGGGCACATAGGCTTTGGTCTCGGTAAATCAGCTGAGGTTCCTGAGGCTATTCGTAAGGCATCAGAGCAGGCTCGCAAGAGACTGATCAAGGTACCTCTTAAGGGGAGTACTATTCCGCATGATGTGCTTGGAAAGGCTGGTCCTTCTGATATAGTAATGAAGCCAGCTGCACCTGGAACTGGCGTTATCGCCGGGGCTTCAGTTCGTGCAGTTATGGACGTATGTGGTATTAAGGATATCCGTACGAAGTGTCTCGGCTCGACTACGCCGCAGAACGTTATCCAAGCTACTATTGCAGGATTCCTCATGTTAGAGGAGCCAGAGGTTGTGGCATCTATGCGCGGAATTAAACTTGAGGACATGGGATACCATCCATATTAA
- the rplR gene encoding 50S ribosomal protein L18: MATQNKKIASSPRHKRKLKIRRKIVGTVERPRLSIFRSSKHTYAQLIADETRATIASASTLDKDVQAEIAKLVKAAEANDSKSSTKSVIAARAVGIILAGRSKIAKVQQVVFDRNGFLYTGRVKALADGARDGGLEF; this comes from the coding sequence ATGGCCACACAGAATAAAAAAATAGCTTCAAGCCCTCGTCATAAGAGGAAGCTTAAGATTCGAAGGAAGATAGTTGGGACGGTCGAGAGGCCACGCCTAAGCATATTCAGAAGCTCAAAGCATACGTATGCACAGCTCATCGCTGATGAGACTAGAGCTACTATTGCTAGCGCTTCAACCCTCGACAAGGATGTTCAGGCTGAGATAGCTAAGTTGGTAAAGGCAGCTGAGGCTAATGATAGCAAGTCGAGCACTAAGTCTGTAATCGCTGCTCGTGCAGTTGGAATTATTTTGGCAGGACGCTCTAAGATAGCAAAAGTTCAACAGGTAGTATTTGATCGAAACGGCTTTCTCTACACCGGACGGGTTAAGGCCCTTGCAGATGGTGCTCGAGATGGTGGTTTGGAATTTTAG
- the rpsM gene encoding 30S ribosomal protein S13 → MPRIAGVDLPRNKRVIRGLTYIYGIGITKSKSILSEAGIEESVRTDNLTEEQVDKIRKIIERREKVEGDLRRELSASLKRLMDLGCYRGLRHRKNLPARGQRTRTNARTRKGPRRAPITGKKAATKT, encoded by the coding sequence ATGCCACGTATTGCAGGTGTTGATCTTCCGCGTAACAAGAGAGTCATTCGCGGACTTACGTATATTTACGGAATTGGGATTACTAAATCTAAATCCATTCTTAGTGAAGCAGGGATCGAGGAGAGCGTTCGAACTGATAACCTTACTGAGGAGCAGGTCGATAAGATCCGTAAGATCATAGAGCGTCGCGAGAAGGTTGAGGGAGATCTTCGCCGTGAATTGTCGGCATCGCTCAAGCGTTTGATGGATCTCGGTTGTTATCGTGGTCTGCGTCATCGTAAGAATCTTCCAGCGCGTGGTCAACGTACCCGCACAAATGCTCGTACGAGAAAGGGTCCTCGTCGTGCTCCGATTACTGGTAAGAAGGCAGCGACCAAGACCTAG
- the rplO gene encoding 50S ribosomal protein L15 produces MANENLTLNTLKSNPGARKLRTRVGRGEGSGHGKTSGRGGKGQTARSGGGVRPGFEGGQMPLYRRIPKVGFVSREGIRGNNEYSIVRLSVLERLDNGTTVDIQTVLDLGYAKKSSQQRAGIKILADNAEFTKKLHIKVHAISANAKARVEAAGGTVELLSE; encoded by the coding sequence ATGGCCAATGAAAATTTAACTCTAAACACCCTTAAGTCTAATCCAGGAGCTCGCAAGCTTCGTACCCGCGTAGGGCGGGGGGAGGGCTCTGGACATGGAAAGACCTCTGGTCGCGGAGGAAAGGGACAAACAGCTCGTTCTGGAGGCGGTGTTCGTCCAGGATTTGAGGGAGGTCAGATGCCTCTTTATCGACGTATCCCGAAGGTTGGATTCGTATCTCGTGAGGGAATTCGTGGTAACAACGAATATAGTATCGTTCGTCTCTCAGTGTTAGAGCGCCTCGATAACGGCACTACCGTTGATATTCAGACCGTCTTGGATCTTGGCTACGCTAAGAAGAGCTCGCAGCAGCGGGCTGGTATTAAGATCCTAGCTGATAACGCGGAATTCACTAAGAAGCTACACATTAAGGTACATGCGATCTCGGCTAATGCTAAGGCGCGTGTTGAGGCAGCAGGCGGAACGGTGGAGCTTCTCTCTGAGTAG
- the rplN gene encoding 50S ribosomal protein L14 produces the protein MIQLKSMLDVADNSGAKKVVCVKVLGGSRRRYASVGDVIVVAIKEAIPNSKIPKGSVHKAVIVRTAKAISREDGSFIKFDDNSAVLIGATMEPIGTRIFGPVARELRGKKFMKIVSLAPEVL, from the coding sequence ATGATTCAGTTAAAGTCAATGCTTGATGTTGCAGATAACTCAGGCGCGAAAAAAGTAGTTTGCGTAAAGGTTCTTGGTGGCAGCCGCAGACGTTATGCGTCCGTTGGTGATGTGATTGTAGTTGCTATTAAAGAGGCAATTCCAAATTCCAAGATACCCAAGGGATCTGTTCACAAAGCAGTGATAGTGCGAACAGCTAAGGCTATCTCGCGTGAGGACGGATCGTTTATCAAATTTGATGATAATAGCGCTGTTCTTATCGGTGCGACTATGGAGCCGATCGGAACCCGTATATTTGGACCGGTTGCTAGAGAGCTGCGCGGAAAGAAATTCATGAAGATCGTCTCATTAGCGCCAGAAGTGCTGTAA
- a CDS encoding DNA-directed RNA polymerase subunit alpha, producing the protein MKKVSLKDLISPNRVEVEGVTGDSRYGKFIAEPLERGFGMTIGTALRRVLLSSLQGAAITSIRIDGVAHEFSTMPGVAEDVTELSLNLKEVVLRLEDKEEAVLHIEARGPCQVTAGMFQGDPAVAILNPDLVLATLGEGSTFRMEVAVKVGRGYVPAEKNKIEGVPVGTIFIDSIFSPVRRVNLAVTNARVGQRTDYDKLAMEIWSNGSIDPRSAIAQAAHILVDQLGIFVGEDLIVEREEPKNEEPSKKWNDNLFRRIDELELSVRSANCLENADIKYIGELVQRSEAEMLRTKNFGRKSLNEIKEILVDMGLALGLKLEEFPTRRDLDQMKEQTDH; encoded by the coding sequence ATGAAAAAGGTCAGTCTCAAGGACTTAATCAGCCCAAACAGAGTAGAGGTCGAAGGTGTTACCGGAGACAGTCGATACGGCAAGTTTATAGCAGAGCCGCTTGAGCGCGGCTTTGGTATGACTATCGGAACGGCTCTTAGGCGTGTTCTGCTTTCATCTCTACAGGGTGCCGCTATTACGTCGATTCGCATCGATGGTGTTGCGCATGAGTTTTCTACCATGCCAGGTGTTGCTGAAGATGTGACAGAGCTATCGCTTAACCTTAAGGAGGTTGTTTTGCGCCTTGAGGACAAGGAGGAAGCAGTTCTGCACATAGAAGCTCGGGGCCCATGCCAGGTAACAGCAGGTATGTTCCAGGGAGATCCAGCAGTAGCAATTCTTAACCCAGATCTAGTCTTAGCAACCCTCGGAGAGGGCTCTACGTTTAGGATGGAGGTCGCTGTAAAGGTTGGACGTGGCTACGTTCCAGCTGAGAAGAATAAGATTGAGGGAGTTCCTGTCGGAACGATCTTTATCGATTCGATCTTCTCGCCGGTCCGTCGTGTAAACCTAGCGGTAACTAATGCCCGTGTAGGTCAACGCACCGACTACGACAAACTTGCTATGGAGATCTGGTCGAATGGTAGCATCGATCCACGCTCAGCAATAGCGCAGGCTGCTCATATCCTAGTTGATCAGCTCGGCATATTTGTTGGCGAAGATCTAATCGTTGAGCGCGAAGAGCCAAAGAACGAGGAGCCGTCAAAGAAATGGAATGATAACTTATTCCGTAGAATCGACGAACTCGAGCTTAGCGTTCGTTCAGCAAACTGCCTTGAGAACGCGGACATCAAGTACATTGGTGAGCTAGTTCAACGCAGCGAAGCTGAAATGCTCCGTACAAAGAATTTTGGTCGCAAATCTCTAAATGAGATTAAGGAGATCCTCGTTGACATGGGGCTCGCACTTGGTTTGAAGCTGGAGGAATTTCCTACACGCAGAGACCTTGATCAGATGAAAGAACAGACCGATCACTAA
- the secY gene encoding preprotein translocase subunit SecY, with protein sequence MSGIAQLFQIPELKKRLLFTISMLAVYRFGVFVSTPGVDVDAIHRMFEDNANTIFGLINLFSGGALEQFSIFTLGISPYITVSIIIQLLSPSIPYLENLKKEGDAGRRVITRYTRQGTILLALFQGFMIARALESRGLATPSLSFELVTMITLTAGTAFIMWLGEQITERGLGNGTSIIIFAGIAARMPSVFGSTIELARTGEMSPFSILFILAFSLFTIYAIIFVERSHRKIPVQYPRRVVGNRSSLAQTQYMPLKVNMTGVIPPIFSSAIMMLPATLVAVIPSLSMSVFGQLFTPGAWGYELLYVGLIVLFSYFYTAVVFNPVEVAENLKKNGGFIPLVRPGAETADYLYGVLNRLTLWGSIYISAVCVIPQVVYINMGASQFAYVFGGTAVLIVVGVTLDTASQIESMLVARNYESFMSRSSKGRGGVGSASYGRNRLARK encoded by the coding sequence ATGAGTGGTATCGCGCAACTGTTTCAGATTCCAGAGCTAAAGAAACGCCTGCTCTTCACGATCTCAATGTTGGCGGTATACCGTTTTGGTGTGTTCGTATCGACACCTGGTGTTGACGTTGACGCCATTCACCGCATGTTTGAAGACAACGCCAATACCATCTTTGGCCTGATAAACCTCTTCTCAGGAGGAGCCCTAGAACAGTTCTCGATCTTCACACTCGGAATATCCCCCTATATTACGGTTTCAATTATTATCCAGCTCCTCTCGCCGAGCATTCCGTATCTTGAAAATTTAAAGAAGGAGGGCGACGCAGGGCGACGAGTTATTACACGTTACACACGACAGGGGACTATCCTGCTGGCGCTCTTTCAGGGCTTTATGATCGCGCGCGCCCTTGAGTCACGCGGGCTTGCCACTCCAAGCCTCTCGTTTGAGCTCGTTACGATGATAACATTGACCGCAGGAACCGCCTTTATTATGTGGCTCGGAGAGCAGATTACTGAGCGTGGGCTTGGAAACGGAACGAGCATCATAATCTTTGCTGGTATCGCTGCCCGCATGCCATCTGTCTTCGGTTCAACCATTGAGTTGGCTAGAACGGGGGAGATGTCGCCATTTTCGATCCTATTTATACTAGCATTCTCACTCTTTACCATCTATGCGATTATCTTTGTTGAGCGCTCGCACCGTAAAATTCCAGTGCAGTATCCACGCCGTGTTGTTGGTAATAGGAGCTCGCTGGCACAAACGCAGTACATGCCCCTTAAAGTCAACATGACTGGAGTAATACCACCGATATTTTCCTCGGCTATTATGATGTTGCCAGCAACGCTTGTAGCAGTTATTCCAAGCCTCTCTATGTCAGTCTTCGGGCAGCTCTTTACGCCGGGCGCGTGGGGATATGAACTGCTCTATGTCGGCCTGATAGTGCTTTTCAGCTATTTCTACACAGCGGTAGTTTTTAATCCGGTTGAGGTGGCAGAGAATCTCAAGAAGAACGGGGGCTTTATTCCGCTGGTACGACCAGGGGCAGAGACGGCCGATTACCTCTACGGCGTTCTTAATCGCCTGACCCTATGGGGTTCGATCTATATCTCGGCGGTGTGCGTTATCCCACAGGTCGTGTACATCAACATGGGTGCATCGCAATTTGCTTACGTATTTGGTGGAACTGCTGTGTTGATCGTAGTGGGCGTAACGTTAGATACCGCATCTCAGATCGAGTCGATGCTAGTTGCTCGCAACTATGAGAGCTTTATGTCGCGCTCATCTAAGGGGCGTGGCGGCGTCGGCTCCGCGAGCTATGGGCGTAATCGCTTAGCAAGAAAGTAA
- the rplF gene encoding 50S ribosomal protein L6 — translation MSRIGKLPVALPQGVKGFVAGNIVTVEGPRGKLNFTIRNGVKIDVIDEKLVFSIIGTDGIGTDRQAKADYGTARATLNNMVHGVSKGWTRVLELVGVGFVAKLQGNSIVLAVGFSHEVTMEIPNGIKAVVTKTKIELESTDRELLGTFAAKIRQVQPPEPYLGKGIKYSDEKVRRKAGKTGKK, via the coding sequence ATGTCACGTATAGGTAAGTTACCTGTTGCCCTTCCGCAAGGAGTAAAGGGCTTTGTTGCTGGTAATATAGTTACAGTTGAAGGCCCTAGGGGCAAATTGAACTTCACCATTCGAAATGGTGTAAAGATAGATGTCATCGACGAGAAACTTGTTTTCTCTATCATTGGCACTGATGGCATTGGCACTGATAGGCAGGCTAAAGCTGACTACGGCACTGCGCGCGCTACTTTGAACAATATGGTTCATGGTGTAAGCAAGGGATGGACTCGAGTTCTTGAGCTAGTTGGCGTAGGATTTGTTGCTAAGCTTCAGGGTAACAGCATCGTGCTGGCGGTTGGATTCTCGCACGAAGTTACGATGGAGATTCCTAACGGTATCAAGGCTGTTGTTACCAAAACCAAGATCGAACTTGAGTCGACTGATCGGGAGCTTTTGGGAACGTTCGCAGCCAAGATTCGCCAAGTTCAGCCTCCTGAGCCATACCTCGGAAAGGGTATTAAGTATTCGGATGAGAAGGTTCGTCGTAAGGCCGGTAAGACCGGTAAGAAGTAA
- the rpmC gene encoding 50S ribosomal protein L29 yields MKRKEFLKEIAGFDKGALQEKANKLAEDLMRLRFKQGAKQLEKGHLLGQTRKALARVQTALTSAKSGKGKD; encoded by the coding sequence ATGAAACGTAAAGAGTTTCTCAAAGAGATAGCAGGGTTTGATAAAGGTGCTCTGCAAGAAAAAGCCAATAAATTGGCTGAAGATCTGATGCGCTTGCGCTTTAAGCAGGGGGCAAAACAGCTTGAGAAGGGGCACCTCCTTGGGCAGACACGCAAGGCGTTAGCACGGGTACAAACCGCGCTTACTAGCGCAAAGAGCGGGAAAGGTAAGGATTAA
- the rpsD gene encoding 30S ribosomal protein S4, with protein MARYCGPVCRLCRREGEKLFLKGERCYTGKCSVEKREGGPGQHGRGRQTFSNFKIQLREKQKVKRTYGLLETQFHGVFERAAGTKGVTGTELLVLLERRLDNIVYRLGLGSSRRQARQIVNHGHVLVNGKRVSIPSYTTSPGDVVEVAERSKKNPLVVAGMEAARSRVIPDWLSLDQQAVRGTINSAPTREQLPPTIREQLIVELYSR; from the coding sequence ATGGCAAGGTATTGCGGACCAGTTTGTAGATTGTGTCGAAGAGAGGGCGAGAAGCTCTTCCTTAAAGGTGAGCGTTGCTACACCGGGAAGTGCTCCGTTGAGAAACGTGAGGGTGGGCCGGGCCAGCATGGTCGTGGTCGCCAAACCTTCTCGAACTTCAAGATACAGCTTCGTGAGAAGCAGAAGGTAAAGAGGACGTACGGACTACTCGAGACCCAGTTCCACGGTGTATTCGAAAGAGCCGCAGGGACAAAGGGCGTAACCGGCACAGAGTTGCTTGTTCTGCTTGAGCGTCGTCTAGATAACATCGTGTACCGTCTCGGTTTAGGTTCTTCGCGTAGGCAGGCACGTCAGATCGTTAATCATGGGCATGTGCTTGTGAACGGCAAACGTGTCTCAATTCCATCATACACCACCTCTCCGGGGGATGTTGTAGAGGTGGCCGAGCGCAGTAAGAAAAATCCACTTGTGGTGGCAGGAATGGAGGCAGCTCGTTCGCGAGTTATTCCCGACTGGCTATCACTTGATCAGCAGGCAGTTCGCGGAACGATTAACTCAGCACCAACTCGGGAGCAGTTGCCCCCGACGATACGCGAGCAGCTAATAGTAGAATTGTACTCAAGGTAG
- the rpsH gene encoding 30S ribosomal protein S8 has protein sequence MINDHISDMITRIRNSQRAGHRSVIVTSAKLNKSVLEVLKREGLIEGFESVKVEDGPDAIRVGLKYYSSGRPVITKVVRVSRPGCRKYSSTENLPRVSSGLGISIVSTSRGVMADHEARKMHVGGEVIALFG, from the coding sequence ATGATAAACGACCACATCTCCGACATGATTACCCGTATCAGGAACAGCCAACGCGCTGGCCACAGATCTGTTATTGTTACATCAGCCAAGTTAAACAAGAGCGTGCTTGAGGTTCTTAAGCGCGAGGGACTGATCGAGGGGTTCGAATCCGTTAAGGTAGAAGATGGACCAGACGCTATTCGTGTTGGTCTTAAATACTACTCAAGCGGACGTCCAGTTATCACTAAGGTCGTGAGAGTTTCGCGCCCTGGGTGTCGCAAGTATTCATCTACTGAGAATTTGCCGCGCGTAAGTAGCGGTCTCGGTATCTCAATCGTTTCAACGTCGAGAGGCGTAATGGCTGACCACGAGGCTCGTAAGATGCACGTGGGCGGTGAAGTAATAGCGCTCTTCGGATAG
- the rpsK gene encoding 30S ribosomal protein S11: MADARVAGSTAVKKKKTKRNVPVGVAHIQATFNNTIVTITDPAGNVLATSSCGANGFKGSRKSTPFAAQVAGDVAARKARESGIRSLTVRIKGPGSGRESALRALHLAGIQVTLIKDITPVPHNGCRARKSRRV, encoded by the coding sequence GTGGCAGATGCGCGAGTAGCTGGTTCAACAGCAGTTAAAAAGAAAAAGACAAAGAGGAACGTCCCAGTTGGCGTTGCTCATATTCAGGCAACCTTTAATAATACGATAGTAACGATTACCGATCCCGCTGGTAATGTGCTTGCAACGTCGAGCTGTGGAGCCAATGGCTTCAAGGGTTCGCGTAAGTCGACACCGTTTGCGGCTCAGGTTGCAGGTGATGTTGCGGCTCGCAAGGCTAGGGAGTCTGGAATCCGTTCATTAACCGTTCGTATTAAGGGACCAGGTTCGGGACGTGAGTCAGCTCTAAGAGCGCTCCACCTTGCTGGGATTCAGGTTACGTTAATCAAAGATATTACGCCGGTTCCGCACAACGGTTGCCGTGCAAGAAAGAGTCGTCGAGTTTAA
- the rplE gene encoding 50S ribosomal protein L5, with product MSRLAEHYKQTVVPALMKKFNYSSPMQVPKLEKIVLNTGVGDAVNNSKSIQFVEYAMTQISGQKPVVTRAKKSIASFKLREGLPIGVMVTMRKKKMHAFLDRLISVALPRVRDFRGVPRKGFDGRGNYTMGIKEQIVFPEIEIEKLDTIRGMDVTFVTSAKTDEEGMELLELMGMPFRKVVAKEIEL from the coding sequence ATGAGTCGTTTGGCGGAGCACTATAAGCAGACTGTTGTTCCTGCATTGATGAAGAAGTTTAACTATTCATCACCGATGCAGGTTCCAAAGCTAGAGAAGATCGTTCTCAATACTGGCGTTGGTGATGCAGTTAATAATTCAAAGTCGATTCAGTTCGTTGAGTATGCGATGACGCAGATCAGTGGACAGAAGCCGGTTGTAACACGTGCAAAGAAGTCGATAGCTTCTTTTAAATTGCGCGAAGGTTTGCCGATCGGAGTGATGGTTACCATGCGTAAGAAGAAGATGCACGCGTTTCTGGATCGATTAATATCAGTAGCTCTTCCACGAGTACGTGACTTTCGCGGTGTTCCTCGTAAGGGCTTTGATGGACGTGGTAACTACACGATGGGAATCAAGGAGCAGATCGTGTTCCCTGAGATTGAAATTGAAAAGCTCGATACTATTCGCGGCATGGACGTTACTTTCGTTACATCAGCCAAGACAGACGAAGAGGGCATGGAGCTGTTAGAGCTCATGGGGATGCCGTTCCGCAAGGTAGTAGCTAAGGAAATAGAGTTATGA
- the rpmJ gene encoding 50S ribosomal protein L36, with protein MKVRASVKPICTHCKIIKRRGTIFVFCSRTPKHKQRQG; from the coding sequence GTGAAAGTTAGAGCGTCTGTAAAGCCAATTTGTACTCACTGTAAGATCATTAAGCGCAGAGGCACGATCTTTGTTTTCTGTAGCCGTACGCCTAAGCATAAGCAGCGTCAGGGATAA
- the rplX gene encoding 50S ribosomal protein L24 gives MVVKKSDKEKTKPTPTTLRKGDLVMVIAGGNKTKRRIKGKVAKIKEIVGAKNDRVILDGLNIFTRNKKATKPGEEGGKVQVEKSVHISNVMYYVEQLKKPVRLVRSTSADGKRVRGYKDPSSKIFVALEA, from the coding sequence GTGGTCGTAAAGAAGTCCGATAAAGAGAAAACCAAGCCAACTCCAACCACACTCCGCAAGGGTGACCTGGTTATGGTTATCGCTGGTGGAAACAAAACAAAGCGCCGGATTAAGGGCAAAGTTGCAAAGATCAAAGAGATCGTAGGTGCTAAGAATGACCGAGTGATCCTTGATGGGTTAAACATCTTCACGCGCAATAAGAAGGCTACTAAGCCAGGCGAAGAGGGTGGAAAAGTTCAAGTGGAGAAGTCAGTACATATCTCAAATGTAATGTACTACGTCGAGCAATTGAAGAAGCCGGTGCGCCTTGTAAGGAGCACATCAGCGGATGGAAAGCGTGTTCGTGGATACAAGGATCCATCGAGCAAAATTTTTGTAGCGCTTGAAGCGTAA
- the rplQ gene encoding 50S ribosomal protein L17 has protein sequence MRHGKGLRQLSRNTSHRRALLRNLATSFFKYESFETTVPKAKELRPVVERLITLGKNDTLAARRQAYSYLMDKAVVHKLFAEIGPRCSTRNGGYTRIVRTRVRHGDAAEMAIIELVDKVTEKAVAKKADSKKAPAKKAAPKKTAPKKTAEKKAPAKKKAAASA, from the coding sequence ATGAGACATGGAAAGGGTCTTAGGCAGTTAAGCAGAAATACTAGTCATAGACGTGCGTTATTGCGAAATCTTGCAACTTCGTTCTTCAAGTATGAGAGTTTTGAGACAACTGTACCAAAGGCAAAGGAGCTCCGACCTGTGGTCGAGCGGCTTATTACTTTGGGCAAGAACGACACGCTAGCGGCGCGTCGACAGGCTTATAGCTATCTTATGGATAAGGCTGTTGTCCACAAGCTTTTTGCTGAGATCGGACCACGTTGTAGCACTAGAAATGGTGGTTACACCCGTATCGTGCGTACTCGTGTACGTCATGGTGACGCAGCAGAGATGGCGATCATCGAGCTAGTAGATAAGGTCACTGAGAAGGCGGTCGCAAAGAAGGCTGATTCTAAGAAGGCTCCTGCTAAAAAGGCAGCCCCAAAGAAGACAGCTCCTAAGAAAACAGCAGAGAAGAAGGCCCCAGCTAAGAAGAAGGCAGCAGCGAGCGCTTAG
- the rpsQ gene encoding 30S ribosomal protein S17 encodes MAGSKTTDSKVTTSKATEKVANLVVTSQEPRGQRKRQDGVVVSNKMEKTVVVAVVRQVKHALYGKFIRKTKKFYAHDETKQCGVGDRVRIVETRPLSKLKNWKIESILNKAD; translated from the coding sequence ATGGCAGGCAGTAAGACGACAGATAGTAAGGTAACAACGAGTAAGGCGACAGAAAAGGTAGCTAACCTTGTAGTTACCTCTCAAGAGCCCCGTGGCCAACGCAAGAGGCAGGACGGCGTCGTCGTTAGTAACAAGATGGAGAAGACGGTGGTTGTAGCCGTTGTTCGACAGGTTAAGCATGCTCTTTATGGCAAGTTCATCCGCAAGACCAAGAAGTTTTATGCACATGACGAGACGAAGCAGTGTGGAGTAGGCGATCGTGTTCGTATCGTCGAGACTCGACCGTTGAGCAAGCTCAAGAATTGGAAGATTGAGTCGATTCTCAATAAGGCAGATTAG